The DNA segment GAAAAAAGCCGAAAAAGGCATTGATGGCTTTTTGCCGTTCAATCCTTTTCGCGCGCCCGCAGGGCGTTTCGCGCCTTTCGCGGTTTCAGTCCTTCGCTCCGGCCATGGCAAACTGTCCGGCTGGAGACACGCATGTCGAAGATCAGCCGCGCCGCTCTGTTCGAAGCCCTGAATGCCTATGTCGTCCCGGGAACCCAGGCCACCCTCGCCGCCCTCAAGGCCGTGAAGGGGATCGATGTGACGGACGGGAAGGTGACCGTCCTTCTCCAGTTGGCGGAGTCCTACCGGGACCGGGTCGCCCCCATGAAGGAGGCCCTGGAAGCTGTGCTCGCCGGCCAGCCCGGCGTGACCCAGGCCGAGATCGAGATCGGCTGGGAGAAGACGGCCCAGGTGGAGTTCAAGAACCTGATCCCGGGCATCAAGCGCTGCGTGGTGGTGGGTTCGGGCAAGGGCGGGGTGGGCAAGAGCACCGTCACCACCAACCTGGCCGTGGCCATGGCCCAGCAGGGGCTGAAGGTGGGCCTGCTGGATTCGGACATCTACGGCCCCTCCATTCCGATGATGCTGGGCCTCAAGGAGTCGCCCCTGGGCACGCCCGAGGGCCAGATCCTGCCCCTGGAGGCCTTCGGCGTGAAGGTGATGTCCATGGGCGTCCTGATCGAGGAGGACCGGCCCGTCATCTGGCGGGGCGCCATGCTCAACAAGGCCCTCCAGCAGTTCTTGAAGGACGTGGCCTGGGGCGACCTGGACGTGCTCCTGATCGACCTGCCGCCCGGCACGGGCGACGTCCAGCTCACCCTGATCCAGAACGCCCAGGTGGACGGCGCCGTCATCGTCAGCACGCCCCAGGACGTGGCCTTCCTCGACGCCAAGAAGGCCATCGGCATGTTCGGGGCGGTGAAGGTGCCGATCCTGGGCGTGGTCGAGAACATGAGCAGCTTCGTCTGCCCCGGCTGCGGGCAGGAGACCCAGATCTTCGGCCACGGAGGCGTGAAGGCCGCCGCGGCCCGAATGGAGCTGCCCTTCCTGGGCGAAGTGCCCATCGACCTGGCCATCCGCGAGGGCGGCGACTCCGGTCGGCCCCTGGTGGCCGCCCATCCGGACAGCCCCCAGACCCGCGCCTTCCAGGGGATGGCCGAAACGCTGAAGGTCGCCCTGAAGCTCTGATCAGTTCAGCTTGCCGGCCCCCAGAGCCGCCAGATCGCCGGGAATGGCCACCGCGCCGAATCCGGCGACGGCGGCTTGGCCTTCGCGGGAAAGGACGAAGCGGACGAACTCCTTCACCGCCGGGTCCAGGGCCCGGCCCGGAGCCTTGTTCACGTAGAGGTAGAGGAAGCGCGTGAGGGGATAGGTGGCCCGCTGGATGGTCTCCAGGGTGGGTTCCACGAAGCGGTCGCTTCCGAAGGGCGCCACGGGCACCCCCTTCACCATGCGGTTGGCGTACTGGAGGGGGCCGTAGCTGATCCCGCCGCCGTCCACGGCCGGCGCCTCCACCACCGCGAACTGGTCCAGGTAGCCCTTCACCGAGGCCTTGAATTCCCCCTTTTTCAGGACGTGCTCGCGGAAGAAGGCCCGCGTCCCCGAATTCTCGTCCCGGCCGTAGGCCTGGATGTCCCGCTGCTTCCAGTCGCCTCCCAGCCCCAGGTCGCCCCAGCGCAGGATGTCCGCCTTGGCGCCGCCCTTGCGGGTGCTGGAGAAGATGGCGTCGATCTCCTCCATCCGGAGCTGGCGCACGGGGTTGTTGGCATTGACGTAGACCACCAGCGCGTCGACGGCCACGGGGATGCGGATGGGCGCGTAGCCGTACTTGGCCTGGAAGGCGGCCAGCTCCTGGTCGGTCATCTCCCGGCTCATCTGCCCCATCAGGGCCGAGCCCTCCAGCAGCGCCTTGGGCGCCGTGGCCGAGCCCTTGCAGATGAACAGGGTGCTGAGGCGGGGATGGA comes from the Geothrix sp. 21YS21S-4 genome and includes:
- a CDS encoding PstS family phosphate ABC transporter substrate-binding protein; amino-acid sequence: MTPRTRVSTFLRACVPTALLALGLACRPMEDAPAPPVPPLPSRDPVREVALAAYVPEHPVAGELKSVGSDSMEPLMALWGEDFKRFHPRLSTLFICKGSATAPKALLEGSALMGQMSREMTDQELAAFQAKYGYAPIRIPVAVDALVVYVNANNPVRQLRMEEIDAIFSSTRKGGAKADILRWGDLGLGGDWKQRDIQAYGRDENSGTRAFFREHVLKKGEFKASVKGYLDQFAVVEAPAVDGGGISYGPLQYANRMVKGVPVAPFGSDRFVEPTLETIQRATYPLTRFLYLYVNKAPGRALDPAVKEFVRFVLSREGQAAVAGFGAVAIPGDLAALGAGKLN
- a CDS encoding Mrp/NBP35 family ATP-binding protein — encoded protein: MSKISRAALFEALNAYVVPGTQATLAALKAVKGIDVTDGKVTVLLQLAESYRDRVAPMKEALEAVLAGQPGVTQAEIEIGWEKTAQVEFKNLIPGIKRCVVVGSGKGGVGKSTVTTNLAVAMAQQGLKVGLLDSDIYGPSIPMMLGLKESPLGTPEGQILPLEAFGVKVMSMGVLIEEDRPVIWRGAMLNKALQQFLKDVAWGDLDVLLIDLPPGTGDVQLTLIQNAQVDGAVIVSTPQDVAFLDAKKAIGMFGAVKVPILGVVENMSSFVCPGCGQETQIFGHGGVKAAAARMELPFLGEVPIDLAIREGGDSGRPLVAAHPDSPQTRAFQGMAETLKVALKL